Proteins found in one Methanofollis fontis genomic segment:
- a CDS encoding WD40 repeat domain-containing protein — protein sequence MKQILIVLAFALLITVPAAAIEDRNGSLVNVGLGGRVVTTSFNDDATVIAAGTQGKGGVSILSENGSLLWEYPTGCPVYQVAVSGDGQSIAVASDKLRIFGRNGDLLQQFESDYFAFSTALSADGEYIAGGYDDSTLSLMTAGGQRRWTRSLEDDAVSLSLSSDGSLLAVGSKDEKVHLYNGQGTLLWSYETGNTVCSVSISPEGDYVAAGSYDKVLYFFDRNGTLLWRHVAGSRVLGVDVSAEGEYVAAAYGKQVVLLNAQGEVTGEFPASGIAESVAITPDGRYVAAGIGGGSPRVLVFEHIGAPVAEESDDGTAENPAVAMGNEGSSDLLKAFVLEPTGEVPEIAHIFNGVSVISVLLETPDPSSPASVRMSVDGAWVEDHGGADNVTIVAATPEGVHQVPAHAEIVETRFIGYDPEGRMVFEGHLPFGPTAYGVIAVPEWYRAENSAGPLPALPRLPGLAGAT from the coding sequence ATGAAACAGATACTGATAGTTCTAGCGTTCGCACTCCTGATCACGGTCCCGGCGGCGGCGATTGAAGACAGAAACGGATCTCTGGTGAATGTCGGCCTCGGGGGACGGGTGGTCACAACCTCGTTCAACGATGACGCCACGGTCATTGCTGCCGGTACGCAAGGAAAGGGCGGCGTCTCCATACTCTCGGAGAATGGTTCGCTCCTCTGGGAATATCCCACAGGGTGTCCGGTCTATCAGGTTGCCGTTTCAGGAGACGGGCAGAGCATTGCGGTGGCCTCAGATAAACTCCGTATATTCGGGCGGAACGGCGACCTGCTCCAGCAGTTTGAATCAGATTATTTTGCGTTCAGCACGGCCCTCTCTGCCGATGGCGAGTATATCGCCGGTGGGTATGACGATTCCACGCTCAGTCTCATGACAGCTGGCGGTCAGCGCCGGTGGACCCGGAGTCTTGAAGACGACGCCGTCAGTCTGTCGCTCTCATCAGACGGTTCTCTGCTTGCGGTCGGTTCAAAGGACGAGAAGGTTCACCTCTATAACGGGCAGGGAACCCTTCTCTGGTCGTATGAGACCGGAAACACCGTCTGCAGTGTGTCCATATCGCCAGAAGGAGACTATGTGGCCGCTGGTTCATATGACAAGGTGTTGTATTTCTTCGATCGCAACGGGACCCTTCTCTGGAGGCATGTTGCGGGATCCCGGGTGCTGGGTGTCGATGTCTCCGCTGAAGGCGAATATGTTGCGGCAGCATATGGAAAACAGGTCGTGCTGCTCAACGCCCAGGGCGAGGTGACCGGGGAGTTCCCTGCCTCCGGCATTGCTGAGAGCGTGGCGATCACCCCTGACGGAAGGTATGTTGCCGCCGGCATCGGCGGCGGATCGCCGAGGGTGCTGGTCTTCGAGCATATCGGGGCGCCTGTTGCCGAAGAGTCCGATGATGGGACAGCGGAGAACCCGGCGGTCGCCATGGGGAATGAGGGCAGTTCTGATCTCCTGAAGGCGTTCGTGCTGGAACCGACCGGAGAGGTGCCCGAGATCGCCCATATCTTCAACGGCGTCTCGGTCATCAGTGTGCTGCTGGAAACGCCCGATCCGTCATCTCCGGCCAGCGTGCGGATGAGCGTGGACGGGGCATGGGTCGAGGACCATGGCGGTGCGGATAATGTAACGATCGTTGCGGCCACGCCTGAAGGGGTGCATCAGGTCCCCGCTCATGCGGAGATCGTCGAAACCCGGTTCATCGGCTATGATCCGGAGGGGCGGATGGTGTTTGAAGGCCACCTTCCGTTTGGCCCGACCGCCTATGGGGTGATCGCTGTGCCCGAGTGGTATCGTGCGGAGAACAGTGCCGGTCCTCTTCCGGCCCTTCCCCGTCTCCCGGGACTGGCAGGCGCTACGTGA
- a CDS encoding DUF427 domain-containing protein: MLKAEWKGTILAESSEVRMIEGNVYFPPESVHHEYLRESSTCTTCPWKGEAHFYSVVVKGDENRDAAWYYPEPKPAAEQIRNYIAFWKGVKFKE; the protein is encoded by the coding sequence ATGCTGAAAGCAGAATGGAAGGGGACAATTCTCGCAGAAAGCAGTGAGGTCCGGATGATCGAAGGAAATGTCTATTTTCCTCCGGAATCCGTCCATCATGAGTACCTGCGGGAGTCGTCCACATGCACCACCTGCCCGTGGAAGGGAGAGGCACACTTTTATTCGGTTGTGGTGAAGGGGGACGAGAACAGGGACGCCGCATGGTACTATCCTGAACCAAAACCTGCCGCAGAACAGATTCGCAATTATATCGCCTTCTGGAAAGGGGTAAAATTTAAAGAGTAA
- a CDS encoding MBL fold metallo-hydrolase yields MGTHACRMAGAVMPMMIERIVSEGLSHNSYLIGDGSAAAVIDPRRDIGIYCEIAEKNGLTITHIFETHRNEDYCVGSIDLSRRTGAWIFHGAHLPFAYGNPAYDGDEFAIGSLRIGVKETPGHTDESISLVVIDSAVSSEPLCVFTGDALFAGDVGRTDFFKDRLEEMAGKLYDSIVTKILPLGDGVIVYPAHGAGSVCGGDISDHPFTTVGYERKTNPLLQNGRDEFVGRKIAEHHYIPPYFRMMEHYNQNGAPSLSERRCMDALSPEQVNGVISAGALAIDLRGPAGFAGGHIPGSLNIWKNGLSAFLGYFAAYDRPILFIDDFNENLPSAEVQALRLGYDSVAGYLHGGIGSWYRAGGAVGRCGTCSVTDVDPGDPEQFILDVRDINNRRSMGAIPGSHHVYTGHIEMHLAEIPADRPVLVYCDAGFKGSLAASVLLRHGYSDVTNLLGGMAAWKQAGLPVEDGAA; encoded by the coding sequence ATGGGGACACATGCCTGCCGCATGGCGGGAGCGGTGATGCCGATGATGATTGAGAGGATTGTATCAGAGGGACTGTCGCACAACTCATACCTGATCGGTGACGGCAGCGCTGCGGCGGTGATCGACCCGCGGCGGGATATCGGGATCTATTGTGAGATCGCAGAAAAAAATGGGTTGACCATCACCCACATCTTCGAGACGCACAGAAATGAGGACTACTGTGTGGGTTCGATCGACCTGTCCCGCAGGACGGGGGCCTGGATCTTTCATGGGGCGCACCTCCCGTTTGCCTATGGCAATCCGGCCTATGACGGCGACGAATTCGCCATCGGATCGCTCAGGATAGGGGTAAAGGAGACACCAGGCCACACCGACGAGAGCATCTCGCTCGTGGTGATCGATTCGGCCGTTTCGTCCGAACCCCTCTGTGTCTTCACCGGGGATGCGTTGTTTGCCGGGGATGTCGGGAGGACCGACTTTTTCAAGGACAGGCTCGAAGAGATGGCGGGCAAACTCTACGATTCCATTGTAACGAAGATCCTGCCCCTCGGCGACGGCGTGATTGTCTATCCCGCACACGGCGCCGGTTCGGTCTGCGGCGGCGATATCAGCGATCATCCGTTCACGACAGTCGGGTACGAGAGAAAGACAAACCCTCTGCTCCAGAACGGAAGGGATGAGTTTGTCGGGCGGAAAATCGCAGAGCACCATTATATCCCCCCCTATTTCAGGATGATGGAGCACTACAACCAGAACGGTGCGCCCTCACTCTCAGAACGGCGGTGCATGGACGCCCTCTCCCCGGAACAGGTCAATGGTGTCATATCGGCAGGGGCGCTGGCCATCGATCTCAGGGGGCCGGCAGGATTTGCAGGCGGGCATATTCCCGGGAGTCTGAACATCTGGAAAAATGGGCTGTCGGCGTTTCTTGGCTACTTCGCCGCATATGACCGGCCAATCCTGTTCATCGACGACTTCAATGAAAATCTGCCGTCGGCGGAGGTCCAGGCCCTCAGGCTTGGTTACGACAGTGTGGCGGGTTACCTGCACGGCGGGATCGGGTCATGGTACCGGGCTGGCGGTGCGGTCGGGCGGTGCGGCACCTGTTCGGTCACGGACGTGGACCCAGGCGACCCGGAGCAGTTCATTCTGGACGTGAGGGACATCAACAACCGCCGCTCGATGGGCGCCATTCCGGGCTCCCATCATGTATATACGGGCCATATTGAGATGCACCTCGCCGAGATCCCGGCCGATCGCCCGGTCCTGGTCTACTGCGACGCCGGGTTCAAGGGGAGTCTTGCCGCCTCGGTGCTGCTCAGACACGGCTACAGCGACGTCACCAACCTGCTCGGCGGAATGGCCGCCTGGAAACAGGCGGGTCTCCCGGTCGAGGACGGTGCCGCCTGA
- a CDS encoding HhH-GPD family protein has protein sequence MAWRETTDPYRIFVSEVMLQQTQVERVKSKYPGFISRFPDFASLAAAETADILDEWQGLGYNRRALALRGAAQEVMERFSGQLPGEVRDLESLPGIGHATASSIAAFAFNRPTVFIETNIRRVFIHFFFRDEDGISDAEILPLVEMTVDRKHPREFYWGIMDYGTMLKKRYPNPNRRSASYSRQSRFEGSDRQVRGRILRILLETGVSEPGALYAGAGVDPEKGKQILERLKKEGFVREEGGNYRIT, from the coding sequence ATGGCATGGAGAGAGACGACCGACCCCTACCGGATCTTCGTCTCGGAAGTGATGCTCCAGCAGACACAGGTGGAACGGGTAAAATCGAAATATCCCGGGTTTATCAGCCGTTTCCCCGACTTTGCATCGCTGGCCGCTGCGGAGACAGCCGATATCCTTGATGAATGGCAGGGCCTGGGCTACAATCGGAGGGCCCTCGCCCTCCGGGGTGCGGCGCAGGAGGTGATGGAGCGTTTTTCCGGACAACTCCCCGGGGAGGTCAGGGACCTCGAGAGTCTTCCCGGGATCGGGCATGCCACCGCCTCGTCGATCGCCGCCTTCGCCTTCAACAGACCCACGGTCTTCATTGAAACGAATATCAGGCGGGTGTTCATCCACTTTTTTTTCAGGGATGAGGACGGGATCAGCGATGCCGAAATCCTGCCGCTCGTGGAGATGACCGTCGACCGGAAGCACCCGCGGGAGTTCTACTGGGGGATCATGGACTATGGGACCATGCTGAAGAAACGCTACCCGAACCCGAACCGAAGGAGCGCCTCCTACTCCCGACAGTCACGGTTCGAGGGTTCGGACCGGCAGGTCCGGGGCAGAATACTCCGCATCCTCCTTGAAACGGGGGTGTCTGAACCCGGAGCCCTCTATGCCGGCGCCGGCGTCGATCCCGAAAAAGGGAAACAAATTCTCGAAAGACTGAAAAAAGAGGGTTTTGTCAGGGAAGAGGGCGGAAACTACCGGATCACGTAG
- a CDS encoding ferritin-like domain-containing protein codes for MKMEEYRKIIAQAIDKEVEAFVFYRSVYEKVKDENLKKIFSELADEEKEHRQILEGYLSGGAEALRFDESRDYKISQTIERPNPTVDMKPIEGIEMAIKREEDAMEMYEQFADLSMDADQKKVFTELANMERGHKARLEDLYTGMAFPEVW; via the coding sequence ATGAAGATGGAAGAGTACAGGAAGATAATTGCGCAGGCGATCGACAAGGAGGTCGAGGCCTTTGTCTTTTATCGGTCGGTCTATGAGAAGGTGAAGGACGAGAACCTCAAGAAGATTTTTTCCGAACTCGCGGATGAGGAGAAGGAGCACAGACAGATCCTGGAGGGCTACCTCTCGGGCGGTGCGGAGGCGCTGCGGTTCGATGAGTCACGGGACTACAAGATCTCACAGACCATCGAGCGCCCAAATCCGACGGTGGACATGAAACCCATCGAGGGGATTGAAATGGCCATCAAGCGCGAGGAGGACGCCATGGAGATGTACGAGCAGTTCGCGGATCTCAGCATGGACGCCGACCAGAAAAAAGTGTTCACCGAACTGGCGAATATGGAGCGGGGTCACAAGGCGCGGCTGGAAGATCTCTATACCGGGATGGCGTTTCCCGAGGTCTGGTAA
- a CDS encoding MFS transporter, producing the protein MKPLIHLQERAYCRSVLAILSIAVALVMFTEAMLTPALPLIQVEFATPAVWNAWILAMVLLVGAIITPIIGTCGDIYGKKRVLTVCMIIYILGIVGGGWAPSLPALLLFRAMQGFGMGIFPLGYALIREQFPEDRVAVSIGTIAAMFGAGTLLGIFAGSWIVEHWGWRMTFQSVMPAVIVLILLIALVVVPSPRRAASLDLPGMAAFTATLLALVLMLTLGGQMGWTDPIVILLALMVPVCALVLREVERRAAQPMLNLSMVRRRSVFIALALGIIIVMATFMVIQTMPFLIESPTGLGLSSVAVGLILIPGSFADMIAGPLAGILAARKGIRITMIIGSAVLLAGAVGYVLAGRSVPGLILAGILFNAGMSATLTGNTIIIVREAVAAETATWTAVYHTAQNMGGMSGPVIAGAILGMHSVEVPGWDVPLPAAEGFLQIFQAVLLLSLLSLLIALCLRSDRGAPT; encoded by the coding sequence GTGAAGCCCCTCATTCACCTCCAGGAGCGTGCATACTGCCGGAGTGTGCTTGCCATCCTGAGCATTGCCGTAGCGCTGGTGATGTTCACCGAGGCGATGCTGACGCCCGCCCTCCCCCTCATCCAGGTGGAATTCGCCACACCCGCGGTCTGGAATGCCTGGATACTCGCGATGGTGCTGCTGGTCGGTGCCATTATCACGCCGATCATCGGGACATGCGGGGATATCTATGGCAAAAAACGGGTGCTGACGGTCTGCATGATCATCTATATCCTCGGCATCGTCGGCGGCGGATGGGCCCCGTCTCTCCCTGCCCTCCTGCTGTTCAGGGCCATGCAGGGCTTTGGCATGGGAATATTCCCGCTCGGATATGCCCTGATCAGGGAACAGTTCCCTGAAGATCGGGTCGCCGTCTCGATCGGGACCATCGCCGCCATGTTCGGGGCGGGGACCCTGCTTGGCATATTTGCAGGGTCCTGGATCGTCGAGCACTGGGGGTGGAGGATGACCTTCCAGAGCGTGATGCCGGCGGTTATCGTATTGATCCTGCTGATTGCGCTGGTCGTCGTCCCATCACCGCGCAGAGCGGCGTCTCTCGACCTGCCGGGGATGGCGGCGTTCACCGCAACCCTGTTGGCGCTGGTGCTGATGCTCACCCTCGGCGGTCAGATGGGGTGGACCGACCCAATCGTGATCCTGCTCGCCCTCATGGTGCCGGTCTGTGCGCTGGTCCTCAGGGAGGTCGAACGACGGGCGGCGCAGCCCATGCTCAACCTCTCGATGGTGCGGAGGCGGTCGGTGTTCATCGCCCTGGCCCTCGGGATCATCATCGTCATGGCCACCTTCATGGTCATCCAGACCATGCCCTTCCTGATCGAGAGCCCGACCGGGCTCGGGCTTTCGAGTGTTGCAGTCGGCCTCATCCTGATACCGGGGTCATTCGCCGACATGATCGCCGGTCCGCTCGCGGGTATTCTGGCGGCCCGAAAGGGGATCAGGATAACGATGATAATCGGGTCGGCGGTCCTGCTCGCAGGCGCGGTCGGGTATGTCCTGGCCGGACGTTCGGTCCCCGGCCTTATTCTTGCAGGGATCCTCTTCAATGCCGGAATGTCGGCAACCCTCACCGGAAACACGATCATCATCGTTCGGGAGGCGGTCGCCGCCGAGACCGCCACCTGGACCGCCGTCTATCATACCGCCCAGAACATGGGGGGGATGAGCGGACCGGTGATCGCCGGTGCGATCCTGGGCATGCACTCTGTGGAGGTGCCCGGGTGGGACGTCCCGCTCCCCGCGGCCGAAGGCTTTCTCCAGATCTTTCAGGCGGTGCTCCTGCTCTCCCTCCTCTCCCTGCTGATCGCCCTCTGCCTGAGGTCGGACAGGGGCGCCCCCACCTGA
- a CDS encoding thioredoxin domain-containing protein, whose product MTMSGAGSKGGTTNRLIHEKSPYLLQHAHNPVDWYPWGEEAFERARRENKPIFLSIGYSTCHWCHVMARESFEDPEVAALINRTFVPVKVDREERPDIDAVYMRICLALTGSGGWPLTIIMTPDHHPFFAATYVPKRSGFGMKGLLQVIPEVGDLWASQKEELTATARDITNRLRSVSAGGGAPADEEVLIRRTLSEMERRYDPEYGGFDRTPKFPSPHMLLFLLRYHGLTGDAGALEMAEQTLRRIRTGGIFDQVGYGVHRYATDREWRTPHFEKMLYDQALLACAYTEAHAATGDHLYRRCAEEIIEYVLRDLASPDGAFYTAEDAESEGIEGRFYLWDADEVRTIAGTEEGDLYAMAYSLSGGGRDEPRAGANIPFRSGTTPEGGDIAERLEATRQKLFSVRENRVRPHRDEKVLLDWNALMVVALARAARIFSKDEYSEAANRAVRFILSSLRHGDGRLLHRYADGEAAINGMLADHAALVWALAELYQTDFNPDHLQNAVRYADEILERFADPQGGGFYTVAADGEELILREKDLYDGAMPSANSVAVHALLILARLTGSVRYRQAAHEALRVFSDEAGEHPSAYAWLMTALLEERHPTCDLVVAGRSGDRVTEDLIAAFRSLYLPGATVLLKSPESAGRLDTLAPHTAAIEVPAKGGSACLCHGSACELPVSDPADLLRLLGQCAGRES is encoded by the coding sequence ATGACCATGAGCGGTGCAGGATCGAAGGGGGGGACGACAAACCGCCTCATCCATGAAAAAAGCCCGTATCTGCTGCAGCACGCCCACAATCCGGTGGACTGGTATCCCTGGGGCGAAGAGGCGTTCGAGCGGGCGCGACGCGAGAACAAACCGATATTTCTCTCGATTGGCTACTCCACCTGCCACTGGTGTCATGTCATGGCCCGAGAATCGTTCGAAGACCCGGAGGTGGCGGCACTCATCAACCGGACCTTTGTTCCGGTCAAGGTGGACCGGGAGGAGCGGCCTGATATCGATGCCGTCTATATGCGGATCTGCCTGGCCCTCACCGGCAGCGGGGGATGGCCCCTCACGATCATCATGACCCCTGATCACCACCCCTTTTTTGCCGCAACCTATGTTCCGAAAAGGAGCGGGTTCGGAATGAAGGGGCTGCTCCAGGTGATCCCCGAGGTGGGGGACCTCTGGGCGTCGCAGAAGGAAGAATTGACAGCAACCGCCCGTGATATCACCAATCGGCTCCGATCCGTTTCGGCCGGGGGAGGCGCTCCAGCCGACGAAGAGGTGCTGATCCGCCGCACCCTCTCTGAGATGGAACGGCGTTATGATCCCGAATACGGCGGTTTCGACCGTACGCCGAAGTTCCCGTCCCCCCATATGCTACTGTTTCTTCTCAGGTACCACGGGCTGACCGGAGATGCAGGCGCCCTCGAGATGGCCGAACAGACGCTCCGCCGGATCCGCACCGGCGGCATCTTTGACCAGGTCGGCTATGGCGTTCACCGCTATGCAACCGACCGCGAATGGCGCACCCCGCATTTCGAGAAGATGCTCTATGACCAGGCCCTGCTCGCCTGCGCCTATACAGAGGCCCATGCCGCCACCGGCGATCACCTCTACCGCCGCTGTGCTGAAGAGATCATCGAATATGTGCTCAGGGATCTCGCCTCGCCGGACGGTGCCTTTTATACGGCAGAGGATGCGGAGAGCGAGGGTATCGAGGGGCGGTTCTATCTCTGGGATGCCGACGAGGTCAGAACAATCGCCGGAACAGAGGAGGGTGATCTCTATGCGATGGCGTATTCGCTGTCAGGCGGCGGGAGAGACGAACCCCGTGCCGGTGCGAACATTCCCTTCCGCTCCGGCACGACCCCTGAAGGGGGGGACATCGCGGAGCGGCTGGAGGCGACACGACAGAAACTCTTTTCTGTGCGGGAAAACCGGGTGCGCCCGCACCGTGACGAGAAGGTGCTTCTGGACTGGAACGCCCTGATGGTCGTCGCCCTCGCCCGTGCGGCGCGGATCTTTTCGAAAGACGAGTATTCTGAGGCGGCGAACCGGGCGGTCCGATTCATCCTCTCCTCTCTCCGCCACGGCGACGGGCGTCTGCTCCACCGGTATGCGGACGGCGAGGCCGCCATCAACGGCATGCTCGCCGACCATGCCGCCCTTGTCTGGGCGCTCGCCGAACTCTACCAGACCGACTTCAATCCCGACCATCTCCAGAACGCCGTCAGGTATGCCGACGAAATCCTTGAACGGTTCGCCGATCCACAGGGCGGGGGGTTCTATACCGTTGCGGCCGACGGAGAGGAGTTGATCCTCAGGGAAAAAGACCTCTATGACGGGGCGATGCCCTCGGCAAATTCGGTTGCGGTCCACGCCCTGCTGATCCTGGCCAGACTGACCGGGTCGGTGCGCTACCGGCAGGCGGCGCACGAGGCACTCCGTGTGTTTTCCGACGAGGCCGGGGAGCACCCCTCGGCATATGCCTGGTTGATGACCGCCCTGCTGGAGGAGCGCCACCCCACCTGCGACCTGGTCGTGGCCGGACGGTCCGGAGATAGGGTGACAGAAGACCTGATCGCCGCATTCCGGTCGCTCTATCTTCCCGGCGCAACGGTCCTGCTCAAATCCCCGGAGAGCGCCGGACGCCTCGATACGCTCGCACCCCATACGGCGGCAATCGAGGTGCCGGCGAAGGGGGGTTCCGCCTGCCTCTGCCATGGCAGCGCCTGTGAACTGCCGGTGAGCGATCCTGCAGATCTCCTCCGTCTCCTGGGGCAATGCGCCGGGAGAGAGTCCTGA
- a CDS encoding YbhB/YbcL family Raf kinase inhibitor-like protein: protein MTSKISVEIAVLKLPYDYTCDGADRSPAITLGGVDPAVTESLAVIVNDPDAPGGGDFTHWLIWNIEPVRIIPESIPKDPEIAFPFSARQGTNSFGRVGYSGPCPPHGEEHRYDFRVYGLDTALDLPAGSSKKDLLDAIHGHVVQYGETYVVYGR, encoded by the coding sequence ATGACCTCGAAAATCTCAGTGGAGATCGCCGTCCTGAAACTCCCGTACGACTATACCTGCGACGGAGCGGACCGCTCGCCTGCCATCACCCTCGGCGGGGTCGATCCCGCGGTGACAGAAAGCCTTGCAGTGATCGTCAACGACCCCGACGCCCCTGGCGGCGGAGACTTCACCCACTGGCTGATATGGAACATCGAACCCGTCCGGATCATACCGGAATCGATCCCGAAGGACCCGGAGATCGCCTTTCCCTTCAGCGCACGGCAGGGCACCAATTCCTTCGGGAGAGTCGGCTACAGTGGGCCGTGCCCGCCCCATGGTGAGGAGCACCGTTACGATTTCAGGGTCTATGGGCTGGACACCGCACTCGACCTGCCCGCCGGGTCCTCGAAAAAAGACCTTCTCGATGCGATCCACGGCCACGTGGTCCAGTACGGCGAGACCTATGTGGTCTATGGGCGATAA